Below is a genomic region from Eupeodes corollae chromosome 1, idEupCoro1.1, whole genome shotgun sequence.
CTTTGGGATAATTTTCAGCTTCAGCCTCAGCGACTTGGTGTAAGACACGGATGGCCAAATAAGGCGCACAAGCCGTGCCAACAGTGACAGTCTTAAGTTTGAAGACTTTGATGGGTTGATCAAGATTGTCTCTCCAAAGGATAAGTTGGTAATATTGATCCGAATCTTTTACGAGAATTTGGCGGTACATTTTCTCGATGTCAGCTGTTATGATGAATCGATGTAGCCgccattttaatattatatcaATTTGCAATTTAGGGCCGATCATCAGGTGTTGGTTTAAAGAAGTTCCATCATAAGTTTTTGCAGCTGCGTCAAAGATGACTCTTAATTTTGTGGTTGTACTAGATTCTTTGAACACAGCGTGATGGGGTAGAAAGTAATGAAAAGGTGATTTTAAAATTGGACCATCCAGATTTACCTCTTCCATGTGGTTTAAACTAAGATATTCCATTATACATTGGCTGTAGCTCGCTTTCAGCTTTGGATCCTTGTCCAATCGTCTTTCCAGAGATGAGAAGCGTTTGACTGCATTTTCCTTATTGGGTCCGAGTTCGGGATAGAATCCTTCCTTGAACGGAAGACCAACTTCATACCGTCCATCTGGGAgacgttttgttgtttttgaaaaatacttatcACAGGCGGCATCTTCTTCTGACGGTTGAGTTACGAATGGAGTTTGTTCCATCTCCCAAAATTCTCGGATTTGCGTATCAAGATCGATGTGTTGAAAGAAGCTACATATGCTTTTCGGTGCTATCTCAGGAATTTTGCCTAATATAATATACCCTAAGTTAGTGTTCTGAGCTATAGGGGCAATTTCTTGCTCATGGATTATATCCAGCAAAATGATTTCAGGATTAACATCTGAGCCAAAAAGTATATCGATTGGAGCTGGAATATAAATATTAGGGTCTGCTAACTGTAAATCAGTTAGGAGTTCCCATGTGTTGTGTATCATTTTGTTTGCCGGAAGAAGGCCAGTCAACGACTTAAAGATGAACGCCTTGGTTGAGCCTTCAAACGTCGAATGCTTTGAAGAAAACATTATGTCAACGTAGTTTTGACTGGTGCCGTTGCTGACCTTCCCTAACCCTGATACCTTTACGGATGTTGGATACCTTGTAGATTTAAAAGCCTTGCTGCAGACTCAGAAATAAAAGTGGCATCAATTAGCGCTCGTAGGTCTGCAAATCTCCCATCTCCAGCTTTAACCCTAACTACAGCAGTGGCTAATAAAATTTGCGTACCATGGAGTCGTGAAGCATGATACTCGTAATTGTGTCGTGTACTGCGACCTGGTGCATTATCACCCATCGGTTGGAACGCAGGAGCGTTTGGGTTATAAGCTACCTGTTGATCCTTAGGCTGGGCAACCTGATGCTGTGATTGTGTTGTTGAAGATAATTTTTGGATTAACAATCTAATTGTGTTGTGTGT
It encodes:
- the LOC129943192 gene encoding uncharacterized protein LOC129943192 gives rise to the protein MIHNTWELLTDLQLADPNIYIPAPIDILFGSDVNPEIILLDIIHEQEIAPIAQNTNLGYIILGKIPEIAPKSICSFFQHIDLDTQIREFWEMEQTPFVTQPSEEDAACDKYFSKTTKRLPDGRYEVGLPFKEGFYPELGPNKENAVKRFSSLERRLDKDPKLKASYSQCIMEYLSLNHMEEVNLDGPILKSPFHYFLPHHAVFKESSTTTKLRVIFDAAAKTYDGTSLNQHLMIGPKLQIDIILKWRLHRFIITADIEKMYRQILVKDSDQYYQLILWRDNLDQPIKVFKLKTVTVGTACAPYLAIRVLHQVAEAEAENYPKGSIAEMEKRCMWTILSVEGIPS